TAACCTTCTTGGGCCAAGATCTTGGTAAGGTAGGCAGTTAGGTCCTTTTCTGCTAGGTCGAGCTGATGGAGTGCATAACCTTCATAGATAGGGACTACATGGGTGACTGCTTCACCTGAGTCCATCACAACTCTTGCATCAATCACGATACCATTCATTAGTTGTCGTTTATAAGGTTCAAGTGTTTTAAGATTCGAACCGGTGGTTCAGCTGCTGGTGTAGAGCGATAAGACCGCTTGAATAGTTATATATGTTGCCAGGATATCGAATGCTTTGAACatgatttccaccattttttctCTATTGTTTCTAGGATTCAATGGAGCCTCTGTTAAGAGAACTGGATGTTCATGGATGTTAACTCTAAGCTCATTATCAAATGCATGCTCCCAAAATCTCTCCATTGCTTCCCAATCTCTCGCTATCCCATGCTCGATTGGGTAACTCAATCCGAGCATCCCTCGCCTCGCTTGCGCTTCGTGTCCTAAGTACACATAGTTCTGTTCAATCACGAACATGACATGTCTGTTTCGCAGATGACCTACAATGCTTGGAAAAACCATGCATGGAGCATCATCACCACCAAAACTAGCCcccaaaaaaaatcatcaaaaagtgCGTAATCATGAAAGACAGTGTTGGTGAGAGACACTAACCTTGACGTAACCTGTTCCATTATCACAAAATATTGGCCGATTTTCAATGAAATCCATGCCCCCAAAAAattgggacttaattgaattgtCGAGAAAATTAGCAGATATTTAGGAAACTTTGAACTTTGTTGAAAAAATGAAATGGAAGGAAAGATTATTTAATACGCAACTGTTGTTGTCTTTAGCTTTGAAATGAAATTTAGAATGCCCAAAACTTTGGGTTGCTTTTAGAGAATGTCCTAGCTTGTTGGGATGTTAATTTAAAAGGACATCTATATTCCTGATCTAATTACAGTTTTAGTCCTcctattatgtttatatttggggtttctttttttactttatttggCGTAATTTGGTCTATCTACATTAAAGTGATGACATAAAATCCGATTACTATGTTTAAGCCAATGATAAATTTACATGTCTGTTTAATACTTAATAGGCTGTTTGCAGCTAATAGTATTATCGATTTTgacttattaataatattataaaagcaAAAGggttaaattatttcaaattaaagaataaggatcaaatatcaaattttagcATGGTAGAAGGGTTAAAACCACAATTCAATCCTATATTCCCTCTGTTTATCAACTGGGTAAGAATGGTTCCCCTTTAAAGaaaggtttattttattttggcttAATTAGTGATTTGGCTCTTAAAGTATACTAATTTTTccattttggtacctaaatttttttagcTCAATTTGATACCTAAAGTTAAATTACACTCGCTTTCGAATTCGATGTCTAAATTATGTCTCTATTATATCTTTTAGTCCATCTTTAACAGAcgttaaaaaaaacttatttttaatatatatttttatattttttaatgtttatatacatttgataaaagaaaaacttatttttttacaCAACGTGTCGCTATGTGATTGGTCACCAATTTTTTTTAGCCTCTGtttaaaatgaattagaaaatatAATGAAGGCATACTTTAAGTATCAAATTGAGAGGAGACTGtactttaggtaccaaattaagcCAAAAAAAGTTTAGATATCAAAATAGGAAAATGAGTATACTTCAAGAGCCAAATCGTAAATTAAGCCTATTAGTTTATGAGaacatttttaatttgtttttattatttgatttcaaCAAATTTTTCTATCGTTATCTCAAGTCCTTTAGtcgataaaaataaaattcgtcAACTTAACTAATACTAACAACAGAAAATGAATGATATAAAATATGTAGAGACAACatcgaaaaatatttaaaaaaattacaaatttgagCATTGAAGAGAAAAGATCGAAAGTATTTACAttgttaaatattattaatagtatatatattaatttgagTTCATGGATAGAACTAAATAAGAATATCGTATTAAAAACTCTAACATATCTAATTCCTTGGATTAATCTCTGACATCCATTGTTGTCGGAAATCTCAAcaatccttctttttttttttatgtacaCCAAACGAAGATTCAATTAACTTCTAGTATCTTACAAATAACTTCGCTCATGGTTAACCGTTGATCGGGATTACTTTCAACACAAGCAACTCCAATTCGAATGATACTCACCACTTGATTAATCGAATCCGAAGAAGTTGACAATATTTCAGGATCGACCAGTTCTTCAACATGGTCCTCAGATATCGATGATTGTGCCCATTGCACAATATCGATCCCGCCGTTACCAGTGTTTAGGTATTGTGAAGGAAACTTGCCCGTGACGATTTCGAGGAGGACGATGCCGAGACAATAGATGTCGGATTTGGGGGAAATTTTTTGGGATTGAATATACTCGGGGGACTTATAAGCAAATAACCCTTGGGTGACTTTGTCGGAATCAATCAAAGAGTAGAAACCATAATCACTTAGCATGGGTTCGTAGGTTTCGGTTAAAAGTACATTACTGGCTTTAAGGTTACCATGGGGGACCTCGTAGATTTTTAATTGTGTGTGAATGTAACCAAGTCCTTGAGCTATTCCCTTTATGATTTTCAAACGATTGGACCAGTTTAATTTTGCATGAAACACCCCTCGATCACCtccaaataataaaaacaacgcattagtttttgaattttggtataaatataaaAGAGTTAATTGTATAGGATGTCCTTAAAATTTGATCGGATTTtgaatttaatcttaaattttaaaacattctgATTGAGTCCTTAAAATATTAGTATTGTATCAATCAGGTTCTTATATGAGCTTAGCTATCAACTTAGACATTAAAGTAGGGACGGATCTAAGAAtgaagttagaaaattattttaggtggttagaaatgaataataaatttgaggaggtcaaagtgtaattttattattatgttaactTATGCATTAAAGCAAGGGTGAATCTAGAGTAAAGCTAGAAAATTTATTTAGGCACTAGAAATGAATAATGAATTTAAGGGAGCTAAATTGAATTTTACCGTTatattaacttataaatttattaattttttaaaaatactaaaatatagcCAATGCCACATCCTCCTCCTATCTACACTGCTGGGTGCACAAGATCTTAGATTCTCATggtcaaaattgtattttgaccctttaaaaaattaataatccaAAATTGAACACTttcaatacaattttttttctctttgactccccaaaattaataattttatctaaaCTACCTTAACAAAAAGTTTTCAATTCTTCCCCTTGCATTAAATGCCAGTTTGAATCTTAGGCATGTGAATCGAATTTTAAACACCTGTATTTATTATATAGACAGCTTGAAGTTGAagtcttaaaaaaaaaaagataatcttcataaattttaatgatattaactGTTTTTTAATATGTCTTATCCAAGCTATCCATATGATACAAACACACATATTTAAAATTCAACCTATATGTTTCAAATATTCTTCGAATTAGGTCTAAGTTAGTATTTAACACCCAAGCTAATAGCTATGTTGAAAGACCTGATTAACATGATATTGATAGTTTTGGGGACCAAATTAGAATCCAAGCTATAGTTTGGGGACGTATGAtgcaattatgaaaatgaaaaataatcaaAGATGAAGATGATATTCACATACCATGCAAGGCGTATAACAAGCTACCAGAAGGCATGTACTGTGAAACAATAagcttctcttctcttctaaaaTGGTAAGCTAATGGCGTCAACACATTAGGATGTTTAAGAGCCCCAAATCTTTGCATTTCAGTTTCAAATGCATCTTTCCCTAACCTATTCATCTCCCTCATCCTTTTCACCACCACCGCCAATCCATTCCCCATCACCGCCTTATAAGCCGACCCCAATCCACCGCTCCCCAAGACTTCCGCCGCCGCTTTCATCAAATCTTGTAACCCAAAACTACCCTTTTCTTCATTCACCACTACCAAATCAGCCATCCCATTTTTATTCCCTTTTTGTGACGACCCACGTTTGATTTTCCCTTCAGGACCACTCTTTCGACTCGATTCCAATGGCTTTTGCCGAGTTGACTCAGGTACGTTGTTACCTTGCCTTAATGGTTCCCTACTAGAACTATGGTGGTTCGTTAACTCATCTACACGATTCGTTGAAATAATGGCGACCACCACGAAAAACACCACCACCACCAGTGTCACAGCGGAGATAACCACCGTGGCATTTGATTGTGATGATGATGGTGGTGGTGAATCTGGTTCttcttgtttttcattttcttgttGAACTTTTCTTGAATCAGCTGTATCACAATGTTTCTCTAAGGGTTTCCCACAAAGTTCATTGTTACCTTCAAATACAGAAGCATTAAATTTCGAAAAACTTTCTGGGATTTTACCATCGAGTTTATTACCTTTTAAATCAAGTGATTTCATCACATTTGGGTATTTTAACGACGGGATTTTCCCGGAAAATCGATTCCCTTCTAAATGTAATTCCATGAGATTCCGTAATTGCATCAACGAATCTGGGATTTTACCACTGAATTTGTTTTGATTCAACCATACTTTTTTCAACGATCCCATTGATTCAAAATAGTCATTTGGTATCTCACCGGTGAATT
The Gossypium hirsutum isolate 1008001.06 chromosome A07, Gossypium_hirsutum_v2.1, whole genome shotgun sequence genome window above contains:
- the LOC107929902 gene encoding pollen receptor-like kinase 3, with amino-acid sequence MATTVPVFALLLSLLIIPTLPTLCSSQSDADSLSKFKKSLKNGDSKLKNWVPGSSPCRKKWIGVMCDGETIIGLHLTNLGLSGSVDVESLLKVRSLRTISLVKNMFEGSIPKLNKLGALRAIYLSNNQFTGEIPNDYFESMGSLKKVWLNQNKFSGKIPDSLMQLRNLMELHLEGNRFSGKIPSLKYPNVMKSLDLKGNKLDGKIPESFSKFNASVFEGNNELCGKPLEKHCDTADSRKVQQENEKQEEPDSPPPSSSQSNATVVISAVTLVVVVFFVVVAIISTNRVDELTNHHSSSREPLRQGNNVPESTRQKPLESSRKSGPEGKIKRGSSQKGNKNGMADLVVVNEEKGSFGLQDLMKAAAEVLGSGGLGSAYKAVMGNGLAVVVKRMREMNRLGKDAFETEMQRFGALKHPNVLTPLAYHFRREEKLIVSQYMPSGSLLYALHGDRGVFHAKLNWSNRLKIIKGIAQGLGYIHTQLKIYEVPHGNLKASNVLLTETYEPMLSDYGFYSLIDSDKVTQGLFAYKSPEYIQSQKISPKSDIYCLGIVLLEIVTGKFPSQYLNTGNGGIDIVQWAQSSISEDHVEELVDPEILSTSSDSINQVVSIIRIGVACVESNPDQRLTMSEVICKILEVN